The following coding sequences are from one Nicotiana tomentosiformis chromosome 3, ASM39032v3, whole genome shotgun sequence window:
- the LOC138907931 gene encoding uncharacterized protein yields the protein MTRFTIITNELKSLGKVFTSEELVSKVLRILPASWELKVIAIQEAKELDKISLDELVGNLKTHEMRKIEMRKEEPKRDKVLVIKEYQEKESDSDDPELAMFAKFKKFTKNSKNASKRGNNGKPKQIDKAVYDGCYKCSKLDYMVKDYPM from the coding sequence ATGACTAGATTTACTATAATAACAAATGAACTGAAATCACTTGGAAAGGTGTTTACCTCAGAAGAGTTGGTTAGCAAAGTTCTAAGGATTCTCCCAGCCTCATGGGAATTAAAAGTCATAGCTATTCAGGAAGCCAAGGAGTTGGATAAGATctcacttgatgagttggttggaAACTTAAAGACTCATGAGATGAGAAAGATAGAAATGCGCAAGGAAGAACCAAAGAGGGACAAAGTCTTGGTTATTAAGGAATATCAAGAAAAGGAATCCGACAGTGATGATCCTGAGCTAGCAATGTTTGCTAAGTTCAAGAAGTTCACGAAGAATTCCAAAAATGCATCTAAGAGAGGGAACAATGGTAAGCCCAAGCAGATTGACAAAGCCGTTTATGATGGGTGCTACAAGTGTAGTAAGCTAGATTACATGGTCAAAGACTACCCAATGTGA